The Mesorhizobium loti genome includes a region encoding these proteins:
- a CDS encoding IS630 family transposase (programmed frameshift), which produces MTRPLSNDLRERVVAAVLSGESRRSAAKRFGISISAAVKLLQRHGTTGSVAPGKMGGHRKRVLEPHRAFIEARVRETPHLTLHGLKDELAARGVKVSHNAVWLFLRREGLSFKKTLFALEQARADIARRRQRWRSWQTGLDPQCLVFIDETWIKTNMAPLRGWGPKGKRLRGLAPHGHWRTLTFLGALRWDRLAAPCVFDGPINGQCFRAYVEQQLVTVLKPGDIVIMDNLGSHKSAAIRQMIKAAGARLWYLPPYSPDLNPIEQAFAKIKHWMRQAQKRTVEDTWRHIGHLVETIEAAECKNYFENAGYASVKT; this is translated from the exons ATGACCCGACCTCTTTCCAATGATCTTCGCGAGCGGGTTGTGGCTGCGGTTTTGAGCGGCGAGAGCCGGCGGTCTGCTGCGAAACGGTTCGGCATTTCGATTTCGGCCGCGGTGAAGCTGTTGCAGCGCCATGGGACGACCGGCTCGGTGGCGCCGGGCAAGATGGGTGGACATCGCAAGAGGGTACTGGAGCCGCACCGTGCCTTCATCGAGGCGCGTGTCCGTGAGACACCGCATCTGACGCTACACGGTCTGAAGGATGAGTTGGCCGCGCGCGGGGTTAAAGTCTCGCACAACGCAGTGTGGCTGTTCTTGCGCCGCGAGGGCCTGAGCTTC AAAAAAACGCTGTTCGCCCTCGAACAGGCACGCGCTGATATTGCCCGTAGGCGTCAGCGATGGCGATCCTGGCAGACCGGCCTCGACCCGCAGTGCCTGGTCTTCATCGATGAGACGTGGATCAAGACCAACATGGCTCCGCTGCGCGGTTGGGGACCGAAGGGCAAGCGGCTGCGCGGCTTGGCTCCGCATGGTCATTGGCGCACGCTGACCTTCCTCGGCGCACTGCGCTGGGATCGGCTCGCGGCACCTTGCGTCTTCGACGGACCGATCAACGGCCAATGCTTCCGCGCTTATGTCGAGCAGCAGCTCGTCACCGTTCTGAAGCCCGGCGACATCGTCATCATGGATAATCTGGGAAGTCATAAGTCGGCGGCGATCAGGCAGATGATCAAGGCTGCCGGCGCCAGGCTTTGGTACCTGCCGCCCTACTCTCCGGATCTCAATCCGATCGAGCAGGCCTTCGCCAAGATCAAACACTGGATGCGCCAGGCTCAGAAACGCACCGTCGAGGACACGTGGCGCCACATCGGCCACCTCGTCGAAACCATCGAGGCAGCCGAATGCAAGAACTACTTCGAAAACGCAGGCTACGCTTCCGTCAAAACGTGA
- a CDS encoding formate--tetrahydrofolate ligase produces the protein MAEVKSDIEIARGAKKKQIQEIGQKIGIPTEHLLPYGHDKAKISAEFIKSVKGNKDGKLILVTAINPTPAGEGKTTTTVGLGDGLNRIGKKAIVCIREASLGPNFGVKGGAAGGGYAQVVPMEDMNLHFTGDFHAITTAHNLLSALIDNHIYWGNELGIDTRRVVWRRVMDMNDRALREMICSLGGVANGFPREGGFDITVASEVMAILCLSTDLKDLEKRLGDIIVAYRRDKSAVYARDLKADGAMAVLLKDAMQPNLVQTLENNPAFVHGGPFANIAHGCNSVVATTTALKLADYVVTEAGFGADLGAEKFFDIKCRKAGLKPAAAVIVATVRAMKMNGGVKKEDLGKENVEAVKKGCANLGRHIENIRQFGVPAVVAINHFYSDTDAEIQAMKDYVASMGEEAILCKHWAHGSAGIEELANKVVALAESGASQFAPLYPDAMPLFEKINTIVQRIYRGSEAIADKSVRDQLHAWEQAGYGHLPVCMAKTQYSFSTDPNLRGAPTGHTVPVREVRLSAGAGFVVIICGEVMTMPGLPKAPSSEKIFLNEAGQIEGLF, from the coding sequence ATGGCCGAAGTGAAGTCCGACATCGAGATCGCGCGCGGCGCCAAGAAAAAGCAGATCCAGGAGATCGGCCAGAAGATCGGCATCCCAACCGAACACCTGCTGCCCTACGGCCACGACAAGGCCAAAATATCAGCCGAATTCATCAAGTCGGTGAAGGGCAACAAGGACGGCAAGCTGATCCTTGTCACCGCCATCAACCCGACGCCGGCCGGCGAAGGCAAGACCACGACCACGGTCGGCCTCGGCGACGGCCTGAACCGCATCGGCAAGAAGGCGATCGTCTGCATCCGCGAGGCCTCGCTTGGCCCGAATTTTGGCGTCAAGGGCGGTGCCGCCGGCGGCGGCTACGCGCAGGTCGTGCCGATGGAGGACATGAACCTCCACTTCACCGGCGACTTCCACGCCATCACCACGGCGCACAATCTGCTTTCGGCGCTGATCGACAACCACATCTACTGGGGCAATGAGCTCGGCATCGACACCCGCCGCGTCGTCTGGCGTCGCGTCATGGACATGAACGACCGTGCGCTGCGCGAGATGATCTGTTCGCTCGGCGGCGTCGCCAACGGCTTTCCGCGCGAGGGCGGCTTCGACATCACCGTCGCCTCCGAAGTCATGGCCATTCTGTGCCTGTCCACCGACCTGAAGGACCTTGAAAAGCGCCTTGGCGACATCATCGTCGCCTACCGCCGCGACAAGTCGGCGGTTTATGCCCGCGACCTCAAGGCCGACGGCGCCATGGCCGTGCTGCTCAAGGACGCCATGCAGCCCAATCTGGTGCAGACGCTGGAGAACAACCCGGCTTTCGTCCATGGCGGCCCGTTCGCCAACATCGCGCATGGCTGCAATTCGGTCGTCGCCACCACGACGGCGCTCAAGCTTGCAGACTATGTCGTCACCGAAGCCGGCTTCGGCGCCGACCTGGGTGCTGAAAAGTTCTTCGACATCAAGTGCCGCAAGGCGGGTCTGAAGCCGGCGGCGGCCGTCATCGTTGCCACCGTGCGCGCCATGAAGATGAATGGCGGCGTCAAGAAGGAAGACCTCGGCAAGGAAAACGTCGAAGCGGTGAAGAAGGGCTGCGCCAACCTCGGCCGCCACATCGAGAATATCAGGCAGTTCGGCGTCCCGGCGGTTGTCGCCATCAACCATTTTTATTCCGACACCGACGCCGAGATCCAGGCGATGAAGGACTACGTCGCCTCGATGGGCGAAGAAGCGATCCTGTGCAAGCACTGGGCCCACGGCTCGGCCGGCATCGAGGAGCTTGCCAACAAGGTGGTGGCGCTGGCCGAATCCGGCGCATCGCAGTTCGCGCCGCTCTATCCCGATGCCATGCCGCTGTTCGAGAAGATCAACACCATCGTCCAGCGCATCTATCGCGGCTCCGAAGCGATCGCCGACAAGTCGGTGCGCGACCAGCTGCACGCCTGGGAGCAGGCCGGCTATGGCCATCTGCCGGTCTGCATGGCCAAGACCCAGTATTCCTTCTCGACCGACCCGAACCTGCGCGGCGCGCCGACCGGCCACACCGTGCCGGTGCGCGAGGTCAGGCTTTCGGCCGGTGCCGGCTTCGTCGTCATCATCTGCGGCGAGGTCATGACCATGCCCGGCCTGCCCAAGGCGCCGTCGTCGGAAAAGATCTTCCTCAACGAGGCCGGCCAGATCGAAGGCCTGTTCTAG
- a CDS encoding DUF2333 family protein → MLDPIVNFFTRIFQWIGRGIGLLIGVILRPFLWAGRWYTQRGWILKAAVGVALLVLIGLYANFFYATQWWNNFNPNYPDTYTFEKRNVSAGEQVAAGAGTDTAKTCGNSGIAQIAADLTDFNVNQNAWISSMILYKLGLFGVDWDNTPWMDNKASFQRGINQAVRRTATELADNLGRVRTTSQIDADLQDARGNLQFDEYTWYFGVSPFGPKTPTPSYYRDAVRKLRSFNARLATCQATFDARADNLKQYIDRIASDIGSTSAILKERAENHNNGWFDFRADDRYWFAYGQLYAYYGLMKGAQADFEDVIKEKHLQSLWDTMDAQFVSALRIQPFIIANGREDGWLLPTHLTTMGFYVLRVRSNMVEISNVLTQ, encoded by the coding sequence ATGCTCGATCCGATCGTGAACTTCTTCACCCGGATTTTCCAGTGGATCGGCCGCGGCATCGGGCTTTTGATCGGCGTGATCCTGCGGCCGTTCCTATGGGCCGGGCGCTGGTATACGCAGCGCGGCTGGATCCTCAAGGCGGCGGTCGGCGTCGCCCTGCTGGTGCTGATCGGCCTCTACGCCAACTTCTTCTACGCCACCCAGTGGTGGAACAACTTCAACCCGAACTATCCCGACACCTACACGTTCGAGAAGCGCAATGTCTCCGCCGGCGAACAGGTTGCCGCCGGCGCCGGCACGGACACTGCCAAGACCTGCGGCAACTCCGGCATTGCCCAGATCGCCGCCGACCTGACAGACTTCAACGTCAACCAGAATGCCTGGATCTCGTCGATGATCCTCTACAAGCTGGGCCTGTTCGGCGTCGATTGGGACAACACGCCGTGGATGGACAACAAGGCCTCGTTCCAACGCGGCATCAACCAGGCGGTGCGGCGCACCGCGACCGAACTCGCCGACAATCTCGGCCGGGTGCGCACCACATCGCAGATCGATGCCGATCTGCAGGACGCGCGCGGCAATCTGCAGTTCGACGAATACACCTGGTATTTCGGCGTCAGCCCGTTCGGCCCCAAGACGCCGACGCCGAGCTACTACCGCGACGCCGTGCGCAAGCTGCGCTCCTTCAACGCCCGCCTGGCCACCTGCCAGGCGACCTTCGATGCCCGCGCTGACAATCTGAAACAGTACATCGACCGTATCGCTTCGGACATCGGCTCGACCTCGGCCATCCTCAAGGAGCGCGCTGAAAACCACAACAATGGCTGGTTCGATTTCCGCGCCGACGATCGCTACTGGTTCGCCTATGGCCAGCTCTATGCCTATTACGGCCTGATGAAGGGCGCCCAGGCCGACTTCGAGGACGTCATCAAGGAAAAGCATCTGCAGAGCCTGTGGGACACGATGGACGCGCAATTCGTCTCGGCGCTGCGCATCCAGCCCTTCATCATCGCCAATGGCCGCGAGGATGGCTGGCTGTTGCCGACGCATCTGACGACGATGGGCTTCTACGTGCTCAGGGTGCGCTCCAACATGGTCGAAATCAGCAACGTGCTGACGCAGTAA
- a CDS encoding endonuclease domain-containing protein: MRGPEIETTGRARRLRQSDNDAENALWLELRDRRLNGHKFVRQFPIGRYLADFACRECQLVVEIDGSQHASNKYDEARDRFMVSNDWSVLRLWNVDVLKDREAVLETILAAIKGRLERRIETHELRFVAAKGYGEACS; this comes from the coding sequence ATGCGTGGACCAGAAATCGAGACAACGGGGCGAGCGAGACGTCTGCGTCAGTCGGACAATGACGCCGAGAACGCACTTTGGCTCGAATTGCGTGACCGCAGACTGAACGGCCATAAGTTCGTGCGGCAGTTTCCGATAGGCCGCTACCTTGCCGATTTTGCCTGTAGGGAATGCCAGCTGGTTGTCGAAATCGATGGCAGTCAGCATGCCAGCAACAAGTATGACGAGGCCAGAGATCGCTTCATGGTTTCAAATGATTGGTCGGTCCTCCGCCTCTGGAATGTCGACGTGTTGAAAGATCGGGAAGCTGTACTCGAAACCATATTGGCCGCGATCAAGGGACGTCTTGAACGCCGTATCGAAACGCATGAGCTTCGATTTGTTGCCGCCAAAGGCTATGGGGAGGCATGTTCTTGA
- a CDS encoding ATP-binding protein has protein sequence MDTGLTTIPEAAIEKHRATAQSFITRIVVLEDPSRESGTALAGTNRRFVSTVSVGSVRRTREVELSKTVGAVHPDDQLLTIPQHTLLFRARRGTAIALAVSDVFAEGSDLESLQAKNTRAPLEGDEASTFKKLLSASAYISAFSLASYLFQLIDSDGEAPNDIPEPDFLFDTPQDAVKSILAGLDKAISGSSDDADLMTRARAFARVAIDGLLARKGRFDGIGPFENAHIRIDADDFTLDGFDVAPGKRSKPLVMTFKKPEEVVGNHIAKYQSVKLAKMLMAYDFEREMNPFVELGGFLFTFIGDGAPGTGKTTLIQMIAGLVNGYCQVAGYPFAYENFGVDQISSYQGKSGQNCRQFINNVLNPRVIGFGTIDDIDQVAARRSDDRASAGQQEITGVLMDAFAGAATVVRGNCSFGMFSNYPENVDDALRQRAGARWLVDGPQSRDDYIDIFVLLAGKNHKIPLGDHDLYAAQEIQRAVTEAYEEHEKPQEDGLIKIYERYMKENGAPKSMADIGTYLHLIKDAEPRFTGRAVKNVTDAIKMRAMDIELPDDWFEKPEVFMHKGYDEKKAMIEELRGPFSMDMVMQEINRYADSEFRYSDKSDDSAVQKLLRDARLRERAAREMEEMKKKGLWNA, from the coding sequence ATGGATACCGGCCTGACCACCATCCCGGAAGCCGCCATCGAGAAACACCGCGCCACCGCGCAAAGCTTCATCACCCGCATTGTCGTGCTGGAGGATCCGTCACGCGAGTCCGGCACCGCACTTGCCGGCACCAACCGCCGCTTCGTCTCGACCGTCTCGGTCGGCTCGGTGCGCCGCACGCGCGAGGTCGAGCTGTCGAAGACCGTCGGCGCCGTCCATCCCGACGACCAACTGCTGACCATCCCGCAGCATACTCTGCTCTTCCGCGCCCGGCGCGGCACGGCCATCGCGCTCGCAGTATCGGATGTCTTTGCAGAAGGTTCGGACCTTGAAAGCCTGCAGGCCAAAAACACCCGCGCCCCGCTCGAAGGCGACGAGGCGTCCACCTTCAAGAAGCTTCTGTCGGCCTCGGCTTACATTTCAGCCTTCAGCCTCGCCTCCTATCTCTTCCAGCTGATCGACAGCGACGGCGAGGCGCCCAACGACATCCCCGAGCCGGACTTCCTGTTCGACACGCCGCAGGATGCGGTGAAGTCGATCCTGGCCGGCCTCGACAAGGCGATCTCGGGATCGTCCGACGACGCCGACCTGATGACAAGGGCACGTGCCTTTGCCCGCGTCGCCATCGACGGGCTTCTGGCGCGCAAGGGTCGCTTCGACGGCATCGGCCCGTTCGAGAACGCCCATATCCGCATCGATGCCGATGACTTCACCCTCGATGGTTTCGACGTCGCGCCGGGCAAGCGCTCAAAACCGCTGGTGATGACCTTCAAGAAGCCGGAAGAGGTCGTCGGCAACCACATCGCCAAATACCAGTCGGTCAAGCTCGCCAAGATGCTGATGGCCTATGATTTCGAGCGCGAGATGAACCCGTTCGTCGAACTCGGCGGCTTCCTGTTCACCTTCATCGGCGACGGCGCGCCCGGCACCGGCAAGACGACGCTGATCCAGATGATCGCCGGTCTCGTCAACGGCTATTGCCAGGTCGCCGGCTATCCCTTCGCCTATGAGAATTTCGGCGTCGACCAGATCTCGTCCTACCAGGGCAAGTCGGGCCAGAACTGCCGCCAGTTCATCAACAATGTGCTGAACCCGCGCGTCATCGGCTTCGGCACCATCGACGACATCGACCAGGTGGCGGCGCGCCGCTCCGACGACCGCGCCTCGGCCGGCCAGCAGGAAATAACCGGCGTTTTGATGGACGCCTTCGCCGGCGCCGCCACCGTGGTACGCGGCAACTGTTCGTTCGGCATGTTCTCCAACTATCCCGAAAATGTCGACGACGCGCTGCGCCAGCGCGCCGGCGCCCGCTGGCTGGTCGACGGGCCGCAGTCGCGCGACGACTACATCGACATCTTCGTGCTGCTTGCCGGCAAGAACCACAAGATCCCGCTCGGCGACCACGATCTCTATGCCGCGCAGGAAATCCAGCGCGCCGTGACCGAGGCCTATGAGGAACACGAGAAGCCGCAGGAAGATGGGCTGATCAAGATCTACGAGCGCTACATGAAGGAGAACGGCGCGCCGAAATCGATGGCCGACATCGGCACCTATCTGCACCTGATCAAGGATGCCGAGCCGCGCTTCACCGGCCGCGCCGTCAAGAACGTCACCGACGCCATCAAGATGCGCGCCATGGACATCGAGCTTCCCGACGATTGGTTCGAGAAGCCGGAAGTCTTCATGCACAAGGGCTACGACGAAAAGAAAGCGATGATCGAGGAACTGCGCGGCCCCTTCTCGATGGACATGGTCATGCAGGAGATCAACCGCTACGCCGACTCGGAATTCCGCTATTCCGACAAGTCCGACGACTCCGCGGTGCAAAAGTTGCTGCGCGACGCCCGCCTGCGCGAACGCGCCGCGCGCGAGATGGAGGAGATGAAGAAGAAGGGGCTGTGGAATGCGTAG
- a CDS encoding cytochrome c family protein — protein MFRAASSASILLLATSLAAHAGGDPALGKKVFNRCIACHEAATDRDKVGPHLMGVVGRTAGSAESFLGHYSEAMKSAGSGGLVWNEANLAEYLKAPKLKVPGNRMAFAGLTNDDDIANVIAYLKADPKP, from the coding sequence ATGTTTCGAGCCGCTTCGTCCGCCAGCATTCTTCTCCTTGCCACCTCCCTTGCCGCCCATGCCGGCGGAGATCCGGCCCTGGGCAAGAAGGTCTTCAACCGGTGCATCGCCTGCCATGAAGCAGCCACCGACCGCGACAAGGTCGGCCCGCATTTGATGGGCGTCGTCGGCCGCACTGCCGGCAGCGCCGAGAGTTTCCTTGGCCACTATTCCGAGGCGATGAAGAGTGCAGGTTCCGGCGGCCTGGTCTGGAATGAAGCCAATCTCGCCGAGTATCTCAAGGCCCCCAAGCTGAAAGTGCCCGGCAACAGGATGGCGTTTGCCGGCCTGACCAATGACGACGACATCGCCAATGTCATCGCCTATCTGAAGGCCGATCCCAAACCCTGA
- a CDS encoding LysR family transcriptional regulator encodes MPAPLDLNLLKTFVAVVESGSLSNAAPRVGRSQSAVSMQMQRLEEMVGNQLLVRGPRTVIPNAIGEDFLIYARRLLKLSDEAWASVTRPKETGSVRLGVPDDYAAFLLPPVLSRFAAEHPLVTVELICEQSTALVKTLAEGRLDLAIVTRLPEQPLEVIRLERFVWVASPNHVAWQTDPLPVALFEPGCAARMNVLQALGDVDRSYRCTYSSASLLGLIAVVQAGLAVAGLAQRSVPPSLRIIGGNEGFPVLPDLEIGILRNPLSTTPAVERLSDFLRRDLAQQA; translated from the coding sequence ATGCCCGCGCCACTCGATCTCAACCTGCTGAAAACCTTCGTCGCCGTCGTCGAGAGCGGCAGCCTTTCCAATGCAGCACCTCGGGTCGGCCGCAGCCAGTCAGCCGTCAGCATGCAGATGCAGCGGCTGGAGGAGATGGTCGGCAACCAGCTTCTGGTGCGTGGTCCGAGAACCGTCATCCCCAATGCCATCGGCGAGGATTTCCTGATCTATGCGCGCCGGTTGTTGAAGCTGTCGGATGAAGCATGGGCAAGCGTCACCCGGCCGAAGGAGACCGGCAGCGTCCGTCTGGGTGTGCCGGACGACTATGCCGCCTTCCTCCTGCCGCCCGTGCTGTCGCGCTTTGCGGCGGAGCACCCCCTGGTGACGGTGGAGTTGATCTGCGAACAGTCGACCGCGCTGGTGAAGACGCTGGCGGAGGGACGGCTGGATCTCGCCATCGTCACCCGCTTGCCGGAGCAGCCGCTCGAGGTGATCCGGCTGGAACGCTTCGTCTGGGTCGCCTCACCCAATCATGTCGCCTGGCAGACCGACCCGCTTCCAGTCGCTCTGTTCGAACCCGGCTGTGCAGCCAGGATGAATGTCCTGCAGGCGCTTGGCGATGTGGACCGCTCCTACCGCTGCACCTACTCCAGCGCCTCGCTGCTTGGCCTGATCGCGGTCGTCCAGGCCGGGCTCGCTGTGGCTGGCCTCGCCCAGCGCAGCGTGCCGCCGTCGCTGCGCATCATCGGCGGCAATGAAGGGTTTCCCGTGCTGCCGGACCTCGAAATCGGCATCCTGCGCAACCCGCTGTCGACGACGCCTGCGGTCGAGCGGCTGAGTGATTTCCTGCGCCGCGACCTGGCCCAGCAAGCCTGA